One window from the genome of Streptomyces sp. NBC_00708 encodes:
- a CDS encoding VOC family protein, which yields MDITIHTSFLPHDDPEESLAFYRDTLGFEVRNDVGQGKMRWITVGPKDQPSTSILLAPPAADPGITDDERRTITEMMAKGTYGWILLATRDLDATFEKVQAGDAEVVQEPTEQPYGIRDCAFRDPAGNLVRIQELR from the coding sequence ATGGACATCACCATTCACACCAGCTTCCTCCCGCACGACGACCCGGAGGAGTCCCTCGCGTTCTACCGCGACACGCTCGGCTTCGAGGTCCGCAACGACGTCGGCCAGGGCAAGATGCGCTGGATCACCGTCGGCCCGAAGGACCAGCCCAGCACGTCGATCCTGCTGGCCCCGCCGGCCGCGGACCCGGGGATCACCGATGACGAACGCCGCACCATCACGGAGATGATGGCCAAGGGCACCTACGGCTGGATCCTGCTGGCCACCCGCGATCTGGACGCCACCTTCGAGAAGGTGCAGGCCGGTGACGCGGAGGTGGTCCAGGAGCCGACCGAGCAGCCGTACGGCATCCGCGACTGCGCGTTCCGGGACCCGGCGGGCAACCTGGTCCGCATCCAGGAACTGCGCTAG
- a CDS encoding response regulator transcription factor, producing MERTTVALRAQDPISQAGVASQLRARPEVNVVEWAEEGPWPDVVVMVVDAVDEDVLTTLRHIQRTTDARAVLVTTDIDEQKLVSAAECGVVGVIRRAESTPEHLVHVIETVGRGEGHLPSDLLGRLLAEVGRLQGQVLAPRGLHFTGLAAREVDVLRLVAEGYDTADIATKLAYSERTIKNVLHSVMTRLQLRNRSHAVAYAMRQGLI from the coding sequence ATGGAGCGCACCACTGTCGCATTACGGGCACAGGACCCGATCTCGCAAGCAGGAGTGGCCAGCCAGTTGAGGGCACGGCCCGAAGTGAACGTCGTGGAATGGGCCGAGGAGGGTCCCTGGCCCGATGTCGTCGTCATGGTCGTGGACGCCGTCGACGAGGACGTGCTGACGACACTGCGTCACATTCAGCGCACCACCGATGCCCGCGCCGTGCTCGTCACCACGGACATCGACGAACAGAAGCTGGTGAGCGCCGCCGAGTGCGGGGTCGTCGGGGTGATCCGGCGGGCCGAGTCCACCCCCGAGCACCTGGTGCACGTCATCGAGACCGTGGGGCGGGGCGAGGGCCATCTGCCCTCCGACCTGCTCGGCAGGCTCCTGGCGGAGGTCGGCCGGCTGCAGGGCCAGGTGCTGGCGCCGCGCGGACTGCACTTCACCGGCCTCGCCGCCCGCGAGGTGGACGTACTGCGCCTGGTCGCCGAGGGCTACGACACCGCCGACATCGCCACGAAGCTGGCCTACTCCGAACGCACGATCAAGAACGTCCTGCACTCGGTGATGACCCGGCTGCAACTGCGCAACCGGTCCCACGCGGTGGCCTACGCGATGCGCCAGGGACTCATCTGA
- a CDS encoding DUF4157 domain-containing protein, whose protein sequence is MTVNAQDHDHQHEHEHEHHMPPLETGDAYERLPGGHLHSETAETPAGSDTRDAHHLFRAAATGRADVVGTAGMGVLQRTVGNAALGPVIQRARAAAPEQAEEAEPRSPVHDVIASGGGTPLDTETRTDLENRMGADFSDVRIHNDSAAHESAKGVGAHAYTVGNNVVFQRDAYDPSSPQGRTTLAHELTHVIQQRNGPVEGTDAPGGIRVSDPSDRFEREAVANADRVLSEPAPTAPAAPAAAAPSAAPAVQRAATEDEDEQPADVQGSFVQRAEEKSPEEEEEAPPA, encoded by the coding sequence ATGACGGTGAACGCACAGGACCACGACCACCAGCACGAGCACGAGCACGAGCACCACATGCCACCCCTGGAGACCGGGGACGCGTACGAGCGGCTGCCCGGCGGCCATCTGCACTCCGAGACGGCCGAGACGCCCGCCGGCTCGGACACCCGCGACGCCCACCACCTCTTCCGGGCCGCCGCCACCGGACGGGCCGACGTGGTCGGCACCGCCGGCATGGGCGTCCTCCAGCGCACGGTCGGCAACGCGGCCCTCGGCCCGGTGATCCAGCGCGCCAGGGCCGCGGCCCCGGAGCAGGCCGAGGAGGCCGAGCCGCGCTCGCCGGTGCACGACGTCATCGCGTCCGGCGGCGGCACCCCCCTGGACACCGAGACCCGGACGGACCTGGAGAACCGGATGGGCGCCGACTTCTCCGACGTACGCATCCACAACGACTCGGCCGCCCACGAATCGGCGAAGGGCGTCGGCGCGCACGCCTACACCGTGGGCAACAACGTCGTCTTCCAGCGCGACGCCTACGACCCGTCGTCGCCCCAGGGCCGCACGACGCTGGCGCACGAGCTGACCCATGTCATCCAGCAGCGCAACGGGCCCGTCGAGGGGACCGACGCGCCCGGCGGCATCCGCGTCAGCGACCCCTCGGACCGGTTCGAACGCGAGGCGGTCGCCAACGCCGACCGGGTCCTCTCCGAGCCCGCGCCCACGGCTCCCGCGGCCCCGGCCGCCGCCGCGCCCTCGGCCGCGCCCGCCGTTCAGCGGGCGGCCACGGAGGACGAGGACGAGCAACCGGCCGACGTCCAGGGCTCGTTCGTCCAGCGCGCCGAGGAGAAGAGCCCGGAGGAGGAAGAGGAAGCCCCGCCGGCCTGA
- a CDS encoding DUF4255 domain-containing protein → MIHEVDDVLRSLIRAEVLGGGQITVVFDAPTREWAAKVNAPMVNLYLYDIREDMRRRERGLHNEYDERGAVVARRRPPRYFKLSYLITAWTKRPEDEHRLLSSLLACLLEYEALPPERLAGSLAEIGAAVPMSIALPPPEDRSFADVWSALGGELKPSLDLVVSVPVTASPTYPAGPPVGDDGLHARFGDMPRPPEPPRGGLPVYGNRPGRPVREEPAAAAGRRGLALRISENRSAEGGYGGSGGSGGGTTGGAPADATKEDPTA, encoded by the coding sequence GTGATCCACGAGGTGGACGACGTACTCCGGTCCCTGATCCGGGCGGAGGTGCTCGGGGGCGGCCAGATCACCGTCGTCTTCGACGCCCCGACCCGGGAATGGGCCGCCAAGGTCAACGCCCCCATGGTCAACCTCTACCTGTACGACATCCGTGAGGACATGCGGCGCCGCGAGCGCGGCCTGCACAACGAGTACGACGAGCGGGGCGCCGTCGTGGCGCGCCGCCGCCCGCCGCGCTACTTCAAGCTCTCGTACCTGATCACCGCGTGGACCAAGCGCCCGGAGGACGAGCACCGGCTGCTCTCCTCCCTGCTCGCCTGCCTCCTCGAGTACGAGGCACTGCCCCCGGAGCGGCTGGCCGGATCGCTCGCCGAGATCGGGGCCGCCGTCCCGATGTCGATCGCCCTGCCGCCGCCGGAAGACCGCTCCTTCGCCGATGTGTGGAGCGCGCTGGGCGGCGAGCTGAAACCGTCCCTCGACCTGGTGGTCAGCGTGCCCGTGACGGCCTCGCCGACGTACCCGGCGGGGCCGCCGGTCGGCGACGACGGCCTGCACGCCCGTTTCGGGGACATGCCTCGTCCGCCGGAGCCGCCACGGGGCGGGCTCCCGGTGTACGGAAACCGTCCCGGCCGTCCGGTACGGGAGGAGCCCGCGGCCGCCGCCGGCCGGCGCGGTCTGGCGCTGCGGATCAGCGAGAACCGGTCGGCGGAAGGAGGCTACGGAGGCTCCGGCGGCTCCGGAGGCGGTACGACCGGGGGCGCGCCCGCCGACGCGACGAAGGAGGACCCCACCGCATGA
- a CDS encoding ATP-binding protein, which translates to MTSPGHPDDDVNLRHLLTRATAVEQRIRRAVEARQRTDPDPEDAFRGLYLTDENIARLLNEEGARGFPDPVEDESVTAPSRLTALATDFGLTALDTEILLIALVPDLDDRFEAFYGYLNDDVTRRRPSIGLALGLCGVSPADAVARGRLAAGAPLRDAGLLLAEDLDRPFLSRALRVPDRVTAHLLGDDTRDPRIADLTAPWHAVGGVGDPAPLARVLAEGVPLAYLSEDQGGAGTALAASALERAGRRVLGVDLARLAADPAPADAVRTLVREARLTGAGLVCAPLDAVSREHPHLLRLLTATPVPTVMVGRVPWDASWSAVPPLLLHAPRVEPSARGALWSEAYRRTGSGPVPAGIDPDHLLAPFLLTPEQVTGAAHSAAQTARLDGGTLTPDHVRRGARAQNAAGLDRLARRIEPTVTWDDLVLPPDAHAQLRELTARARHRDRVLGEWAMRPGGGRGRGVSALFAGDSGTGKTMSAEVIAADLGLDLYTVDLATVIDKYVGETEKNLERIFTEAAGVNGVLLFDEADAIFGKRSDVKDAHDRYANVESAYLLQRMESFDGLAILATNLRANLDDAFTRRLDLVIDFPVPDPDQRLTLWNRCLGTVLPRAADLDLAFCAENFELAGGNIRSIAVTAAYLAADTGGAVTMATLIHAVQREYQKLGRLTLASEFGPYLGLVQSS; encoded by the coding sequence ATGACGTCCCCGGGCCACCCCGACGACGACGTGAACCTGCGCCACCTGCTCACCCGCGCGACCGCCGTCGAGCAGCGCATCCGCCGGGCGGTCGAAGCCCGGCAGCGCACCGATCCGGATCCGGAGGACGCGTTCCGGGGGCTGTATCTGACGGATGAGAACATCGCGCGGCTGCTGAACGAGGAAGGGGCGCGGGGGTTTCCGGACCCGGTCGAGGACGAGAGCGTCACCGCCCCCTCCCGGCTCACCGCCCTCGCAACGGACTTCGGGCTCACCGCGCTCGACACCGAGATCCTGCTCATCGCGCTCGTGCCGGACCTGGACGACCGCTTCGAGGCGTTCTACGGGTATCTCAACGACGACGTGACCCGCCGTCGTCCGTCCATCGGCCTGGCCCTGGGCCTGTGCGGGGTGTCCCCGGCCGACGCCGTCGCACGCGGCCGGCTCGCGGCGGGCGCACCCCTCCGGGACGCCGGGCTGCTGCTGGCCGAGGACCTGGACCGCCCGTTCCTCAGCCGCGCGCTCCGGGTGCCCGACCGGGTCACCGCCCACCTCCTGGGCGACGACACCAGGGACCCGCGCATCGCGGACCTGACCGCGCCCTGGCACGCGGTGGGCGGCGTGGGCGACCCCGCGCCCCTGGCCCGGGTCCTGGCCGAGGGCGTCCCGCTGGCCTACCTGAGCGAGGACCAGGGCGGTGCGGGCACGGCGCTCGCCGCGTCGGCGCTGGAGCGGGCGGGCCGCCGGGTCCTGGGCGTGGACCTCGCCCGGCTGGCGGCGGACCCGGCCCCCGCCGACGCCGTACGCACCCTGGTGCGCGAGGCGCGGCTGACCGGGGCGGGGCTGGTCTGCGCGCCGCTGGACGCGGTCTCCCGCGAACACCCGCACCTGCTGCGGCTGCTGACGGCGACGCCGGTGCCGACGGTGATGGTGGGGCGGGTGCCGTGGGACGCCTCCTGGTCCGCGGTGCCGCCGCTGCTCCTGCACGCTCCGAGGGTGGAGCCGTCCGCGCGCGGTGCGCTGTGGAGCGAGGCGTACCGGCGTACGGGGTCGGGCCCCGTTCCCGCGGGCATCGACCCGGACCACCTCCTCGCCCCGTTCCTCCTGACGCCGGAGCAGGTCACGGGCGCGGCCCACAGCGCCGCCCAGACGGCGCGGCTCGACGGAGGCACCCTCACCCCGGACCACGTACGCCGGGGCGCCCGCGCCCAGAACGCGGCCGGCCTGGACCGCCTCGCCCGCCGCATCGAACCCACGGTGACCTGGGACGACCTGGTCCTCCCACCCGATGCCCACGCCCAGCTCCGCGAACTCACCGCCCGCGCCCGCCACCGCGACCGGGTCCTGGGCGAGTGGGCGATGCGTCCGGGCGGCGGCCGGGGCCGCGGGGTCTCGGCGCTGTTCGCGGGGGACTCCGGTACGGGCAAGACCATGTCGGCGGAGGTGATCGCGGCGGACCTGGGCCTGGACCTCTACACGGTCGACCTGGCGACGGTGATCGACAAGTACGTGGGCGAGACCGAGAAGAACCTGGAGCGCATCTTCACGGAGGCGGCGGGGGTCAACGGGGTCCTGCTCTTCGACGAGGCGGACGCGATCTTCGGCAAGCGCTCGGATGTGAAGGACGCGCACGACCGCTACGCGAACGTGGAGAGCGCGTACCTCCTCCAGCGCATGGAGTCCTTCGACGGCCTGGCCATCCTCGCCACCAACCTCCGCGCCAACCTGGACGACGCTTTCACCCGCCGCCTGGACCTGGTCATCGACTTCCCGGTCCCCGACCCGGACCAACGCCTGACCCTCTGGAACCGCTGCCTGGGAACGGTCCTCCCACGCGCCGCGGATCTCGACCTCGCCTTCTGCGCCGAGAACTTCGAGCTGGCGGGCGGCAACATCCGCTCGATCGCGGTAACGGCGGCGTACCTGGCGGCGGACACGGGGGGCGCGGTGACGATGGCGACGCTGATCCACGCGGTGCAAAGGGAGTACCAGAAACTGGGCCGCCTGACCCTGGCCTCAGAGTTCGGGCCGTATTTGGGGCTGGTGCAGAGCTCGTAA
- a CDS encoding HYR domain-containing protein, translated as MRLIRPTGRPRGLPGARRCAALALLLLATALVPASGASGAAPDAPVPPDPWVTPGTLHEALDPGGSTGVDKSVRTPVIPPKPEVILLVDGTGSMEKPIADVQENLSDITEKVLAEQPESRFAVATFGDQQFDPTGGEFKVLQGLTNDLDKVQDGVDALKTDLGAYSMGPSEDWINGLWQIANGAGGQTVFREGSNPVIVLVSDASSHSPSAGHTIDDTIFALQDKGVRVVGVDVDSELGDGLNGTGDAGVPGQVENPPTKAGQATRIINAAQGRLLEGIQGDEVAQAIVDGMGNLPTSVGHQLHACSPYLTVALAPPTRRVTSGETAHFAETVDVAPDAPQGARLTCTVQFLLGTQIPGTNTLAPSAVPDPGFEEKITIDVNDVDAPVVTVDDRIARADDENGTRISYWATASDAQDGRLPVTCTPASGSLFPIGSTTVTCTATDTAGNTATDTAVFDVLEPPPPPLPPPPATDVAVKADVSPGRTYIGRPAHARFTVTNAGPDTARDVVIATAWPKPGKAKDRTLTSLNRCTAAAPCTIPPGGRIEVTQTGTYREPVTGDVRATVSGMLGDLHPVNNQDTDRLRVLKPSLTVTPQVAKPGQPVVARGKDYPPGETVRLTWNTGITADRTGIRVGRDGTFEVQVLVLRKDTLGPRVLRADITGLPRLRKPVLVVQRNLQPPDFKGRT; from the coding sequence GTGCGGTTGATCCGGCCGACGGGGCGCCCACGCGGACTACCGGGCGCGCGCCGTTGCGCCGCGCTCGCCCTGCTCCTGCTGGCCACCGCCCTCGTCCCCGCGTCGGGCGCGTCGGGTGCCGCGCCCGACGCGCCCGTACCCCCGGACCCGTGGGTCACACCGGGGACCCTGCACGAGGCGCTCGACCCCGGCGGTTCGACGGGCGTCGACAAGTCGGTGCGTACGCCGGTGATCCCGCCGAAACCCGAGGTCATCCTGCTGGTCGACGGTACGGGGAGCATGGAGAAGCCCATTGCCGACGTGCAGGAGAACCTCTCGGACATCACCGAGAAGGTCCTCGCCGAGCAGCCCGAGTCCCGCTTCGCCGTCGCCACCTTCGGGGACCAGCAATTCGACCCCACGGGAGGCGAATTCAAGGTCCTCCAGGGACTGACCAACGACCTCGACAAGGTGCAGGACGGCGTCGACGCGCTGAAGACCGACCTGGGCGCCTACAGCATGGGTCCGTCCGAGGACTGGATCAACGGTCTGTGGCAGATCGCCAACGGGGCCGGTGGCCAAACGGTCTTCCGCGAGGGCTCCAACCCGGTGATCGTGCTGGTCAGCGACGCGTCCAGCCACTCACCGAGCGCCGGCCACACCATCGACGACACGATCTTCGCCCTCCAGGACAAGGGCGTCCGGGTGGTCGGCGTCGACGTGGACAGCGAACTCGGCGACGGGCTCAACGGCACCGGCGACGCGGGAGTCCCCGGCCAGGTGGAGAACCCGCCGACCAAGGCGGGCCAGGCCACCCGCATCATCAACGCGGCCCAGGGCCGGCTGCTGGAGGGCATCCAGGGGGACGAGGTCGCCCAGGCCATCGTCGACGGCATGGGCAACCTCCCCACCTCCGTCGGCCACCAGCTCCATGCGTGCAGCCCCTACCTCACGGTCGCGCTCGCCCCCCCCACCCGCCGGGTGACCAGTGGCGAGACCGCCCACTTCGCCGAGACGGTCGACGTCGCGCCCGATGCCCCGCAGGGCGCCCGTCTCACCTGCACGGTCCAGTTCCTGCTGGGCACGCAGATTCCGGGCACGAACACCCTCGCCCCCTCGGCGGTCCCCGACCCCGGCTTCGAGGAAAAGATCACGATCGACGTGAACGACGTGGACGCCCCCGTCGTCACCGTGGACGACCGCATCGCCAGGGCGGACGACGAGAACGGTACGAGGATCAGCTACTGGGCCACCGCGAGCGACGCCCAGGACGGCCGTCTCCCCGTCACGTGCACCCCCGCCTCCGGCTCCCTCTTCCCGATCGGCTCGACCACCGTCACCTGCACGGCCACGGACACGGCGGGCAACACCGCCACCGACACCGCGGTCTTCGACGTACTCGAACCGCCGCCGCCGCCGCTCCCCCCGCCGCCCGCGACGGACGTCGCCGTCAAGGCCGACGTCAGCCCCGGCCGTACGTACATCGGGCGTCCGGCCCACGCCCGCTTCACCGTGACCAACGCCGGTCCGGACACCGCGAGGGACGTCGTCATCGCCACGGCCTGGCCGAAGCCCGGCAAGGCGAAGGACCGCACCCTGACATCGCTGAACCGCTGCACGGCCGCCGCGCCCTGCACCATCCCGCCCGGCGGCCGGATCGAGGTCACCCAGACCGGGACCTACCGTGAGCCGGTCACCGGAGACGTACGGGCCACCGTGAGCGGGATGCTGGGCGATCTGCATCCCGTCAACAACCAGGACACCGACCGGTTGCGGGTGCTCAAGCCCTCCCTCACCGTCACCCCGCAGGTCGCCAAGCCGGGCCAGCCCGTCGTGGCGCGCGGCAAGGACTACCCGCCGGGCGAGACCGTCCGCCTGACGTGGAACACCGGCATCACGGCGGACCGCACCGGCATACGGGTCGGCCGCGACGGAACCTTCGAGGTGCAGGTGCTGGTCCTGCGCAAGGACACCCTCGGCCCCCGCGTCCTGCGCGCGGACATCACCGGGCTTCCCCGGCTCCGGAAACCTGTCCTGGTGGTCCAGCGCAACCTCCAGCCACCGGACTTCAAGGGCCGAACGTGA